One Falco naumanni isolate bFalNau1 chromosome 12, bFalNau1.pat, whole genome shotgun sequence genomic region harbors:
- the TMEM151B gene encoding transmembrane protein 151B — protein MSPPASAAAASEGGSSTPVPPEEEAEGAREEQRPVKQSLSKSLCRESHWKCLLLSLLMYGCMGAMTWCHVTKVTRLTFDSAYKGKSMMYHDSPCSNGYVYIPLAFLVMLYVVYLVECWHCYTRNELQYKVDVESVHERVQRMQQATPCIWWKAISYHYVRRTRQVTRYRNGDAYTTTQVYHERVNTHVAEAEFDYSNCGVKDISKDLIDLESYPATRLRFTKCFSFANVESENSYLTQRARFFTENEGLDDYMEAREGMHLKNVDFKEYMVAFSDPDNLPWYVSHYVFWVAALLTLSWPLRVLNEYRTSYVHYHVEKLFGFDYVAVTPAEERSFCRRMPRVNTVDSTELEWHIRSNQQLVPSYSEAVLMDLVGLSGCTSYSACRYGGYRQNCERCHRTISSSSIFSRSALSICNGSPRIPFSSSRFSLGRLYGSRRSCLWQSRSGSLNEQSCPTEQTRLSSQVTVEEEDPPPYQDALYFPILIVHRNEGCLNHDHRHLHRNGSCVETSL, from the coding sequence CAGCGGCCGGTGAAGCAGTCTCTCAGCAAGTCCCTGTGCCGAGAGTCCCACTGGAAATGCCTGCTGCTGTCTCTCCTCATGTACGGCTGCATGGGAGCTATGACCTGGTGCCACGTCACCAAGGTGACCCGGCTGACCTTTGACAGCGCTTACAAGGGCAAGTCCATGATGTACCACGACAGCCCCTGTTCTAATGGCTACGTCTACATCCCCTTGGCCTTCCTGGTGATGCTCTACGTGGTGTACCTGGTGGAGTGCTGGCACTGCTACACCCGCAACGAGCTGCAGTACAAGGTGGATGTGGAGAGTGTGCATGAGCGTGTGCAGCGGATGCAGCAAGCGACTCCCTGCATCTGGTGGAAGGCCATCAGCTACCACTACGTCCGCAGGACCCGGCAGGTTACCCGCTACCGCAATGGGGATGCTTACACCACCACCCAAGTGTATCATGAGCGGGTCAACACTCATGTGGCAGAGGCCGAGTTTGATTATTCCAATTGTGGAGTTAAGGACATCTCCAAGGACCTCATTGACTTAGAGAGCTACCCGGCCACACGGCTCCGCTTCACCAAGTGTTTCAGCTTTGCCAACGTGGAGTCGGAGAACTCCTACCTGACCCAGCGGGCCCGCTTCTTCACGGAGAACGAGGGGCTAGATGACTACATGGAGGCCAGGGAGGGGATGCACCTCAAAAACGTGGACTTCAAGGAATACATGGTGGCCTTTTCTGACCCAGACAACCTTCCTTGGTATGTATCCCACTATGTCTTCTGGGTGGCGGCTCTGCTGACCCTATCCTGGCCCCTGCGGGTGCTAAATGAGTACCGCACCTCCTACGTCCATTACCACGTGGAGAAACTCTTTGGGTTCGACTATGTGGCGGTGACACCGGCTGAGGAGCGCTCCTTCTGCCGGAGGATGCCCCGCGTCAACACGGTGGACAGCACTGAGCTGGAGTGGCACATCCGATCCAACCAGCAGCTGGTACCCAGCTACTCAGAAGCGGTCCTGATGGACTTGGTGGGGCTCTCCGGCTGCACCAGCTACTCTGCTTGCCGGTATGGGGGCTACCGGCAGAACTGCGAGCGGTGCCACAGGACTATAAGCAGCTCTTCCATCTTCTCCCGCAGTGCCCTGAGCATCTGCAACGGCAGCCCCAGGAtccccttcagcagcagccgcTTCTCCCTGGGCCGCCTGTACGGCTCACGGCGCAGCTGCCTCTGGCAAAGCCGAAGCGGGAGCCTGAATGAGCAGAGCTGCCCCACCGAGCAGACCCGGCTCTCCAGCCAGGTGACTGTGGAGGAGGAAGACCCTCCTCCTTACCAGGATGCCCTCTACTTCCCCATCCTCATCGTGCACCGTAACGAAGGCTGCCTGAACCATGACCACCGTCACCTCCACCGCAATGGGTCCTGTGTGGAGACCTCACTGTGA